A window of Primulina tabacum isolate GXHZ01 chromosome 4, ASM2559414v2, whole genome shotgun sequence contains these coding sequences:
- the LOC142542739 gene encoding E3 ubiquitin-protein ligase At1g63170-like has product MNSRYFLTADSPCNIGNSVAVSSVLQTGEERSAATATPRIRPSRISSAPPILIKLAMKISRARWYSFLRRVFHYQNGSGSDLGPNPLNSGRWMLLEFVCLVVQISVTVYTLIVSKGENPVWPMRIWVSGYAFVCFISIVLLHWRYRVVFTFQGDPNSNFSDVEQQRSSEDSRNLQKFRTWVELLFAIWFVMGNIWVFDSRLGSYDGAPKLHVLCVSLLAWNAVSYSFPFILFVLLCCCVPFLSGLVGYNINTASLDRGATDDQIAGLPCWKYREDNVGLGCDLELGDENDLECCICLAKYREKEEMRDLPCNHIFHRRCVDQWLKIISCCPLCKQQIK; this is encoded by the exons ATGAACTCGAGATATTTTCTGACAGCGGATTCACCATGCAATATTGGGAACTCAGTTGCCGTTTCATCGGTTCTGCAAACGGGTGAAGAGAGATCAGCTGCTACGGCCACTCCACGCATCCGGCCTTCTCGGATTTCGTCGGCCCCTCCTATATTGATCAAGTTAGCTATGAAGATATCGAGAGCAAGGTGGTACAGTTTCTTGAGAAGAGTGTTCCATTACCAAAACGGGTCGGGCTCGGACCTCGGCCCTAACCCATTAAACTCCGGGAGATGGATGCTGCTAGAGTTTGTTTGTTTGGTAGTTCAAATTAGTGTCACTGTATATACTTTGATCGTTTCCAAAGGGGAAAACCCGGTTTGGCCCATGAGGATATGGGTTTCGGGCTATGCTTTCGTGTGTTTTATTAGTATTGTTCTGCTCCACTGGCGTTATCGGGTCGTTTTCACGTTTCAAGGTGATCCGAATTCGAATTTCTCTGATGTTGAGCAGCAGCGAAGCTCCGAAGACTCGag AAACTTGCAGAAATTCAGAACTTGGGTAGAGCTGCTGTTTGCAATATGGTTTGTGATGGGGAACATATGGGTCTTCGACTCACGACTCGGGTCGTATGACGGAGCCCCGAAGCTCCATGTTCTGTGTGTCTCCCTGCTGGCATGGAATGCTGTGAGCTACTCTTTTCCATTCATACTGTTCGTGCTGTTGTGCTGTTGTGTGCCGTTTCTTAGCGGACTCGTAGGCTACAACATCAATACAGCCTCGCTTGATCGAGGCGCCACCGATGACCAGATCGCCGGCTTACCCTGCTGGAAATACAGGGAAGATAATGTTGGACTTGGATGCGATTTGGAGCTCGGAGATGAAAATGATCTA GAATGCTGCATTTGTCTGGCAAAGTATAGGGAGAAGGAAGAGATGAGAGACTTGCCATGTAATCATATTTTTCACCGAAGGTGTGTTGATCAATGGCTCAAGATCATCTCTTGTTGTCCTCTTTGTAagcaacaaattaaataa
- the LOC142542740 gene encoding uncharacterized protein LOC142542740, whose product MVNVATESEDSESMEEQRTAKIPVWDLPDVPMGKLPPHLEFQRTRVLCNFDAPTQTEKIQSSGAYASMGVDNSMQFEVFRNNFRVEVIRLTEDDMEFDMIGIDASLANAFRRILIAELPTMAIEKVLIANNTSVIQDEVLAHRLGLIPLKVDPRLFEYMSENDEPNEKNTIVFKLHVRCERGSSRIKVKSDELKWLPNGSELILNSDKSNADSSSKIRTYTSFNCSQDSLPEFSTNPITPKHEDIIIAKLGPGQEIELEAHAVKGMGKVHAKWSPVATTWYRMLPEVVLLQDIEDEEAEELVKKCPVKVFDIEDIGKGRKRATVARPRSCTLCRECIRGDGWDKYVSLRRVKDHFIFTIESTGALPPEELFIEAVKILEDKCMRVISELS is encoded by the exons ATGGTGAACGTAGCAACGGAGAGCGAAGATTCGGAATCCATGGAAGAGCAAAGGACAGCCAAAATTCCGGTATGGGATTTGCCGGATGTCCCGATGGGAAAGCTCCCGCCGCATCTCGAATTTCAGAGGACTCGCGTCCTCTGCAATTTCGATGCCCCAACTCAG ACTGAAAAAATTCAGTCTTCGGGTGCGTATGCATCAATGGGAGTGGACAACAGCATGCAATTCGAAGTATTTCGCAACAATTTTAGAGTGGAAGTTATAAGACTTACGGAAGATGACatggaatttgatatgattggTATCGATGCTTCTTTGGCGAATGCTTTCCGCAGAATTCTCATAGCCGAG CTTCCCACGATGGCTATTGAAAAGGTTTTGATTGCAAACAACACCTCAGTGATTCAAGATGAGGTGCTCGCGCATAGATTGGGTCTCATTCCACTTAAAGTCGATCCAAGACTGTTTGAATATATGTCAG AAAATGATGAACCCAATGAGAAAAACACCATTGTTTTTAAACTCCATGTTCGCTGTGAAAGAGGCAGTTCACGAATTAAAG TGAAATCTGATGAGCTGAAGTGGCTGCCTAATGGCAGTGAGTTAATTCTGAATTCAGATAAATCCAATGCTGATTCAAGTTCGAAGATTAGAACTTACACTTCGTTCAATTGCAGTCAAGATTCCCTCCCCGAATTTTCAACCAACCCAATTACTCCCAAGCATGAAGATATAATTATAGCTAAACTTGGACCTGGACAG GAAATTGAGCTGGAAGCTCATGCAGTGAAAGGCATGGGTAAAGTACACGCAAAATGGTCCCCTGTCGCCACCACTTGGTATAGGATGCTTCCTGAG GTTGTCTTGTTGCAAGATATCGAAGACGAGGAGGCAGAAGAACTTGTTAAGAAATGTCCCGTCAAAGTATTTGATATTGAAGATATTGGTAAAG GTAGAAAAAGAGCTACTGTGGCAAGGCCCCGGTCTTGTACTCTTTGTCGAGAATGTATTAGAGGCGATGGTTGGGATAAATATGTGTCACTACGGCGCGTAAAAGATCATTTTATTT
- the LOC142542738 gene encoding uncharacterized protein LOC142542738, with amino-acid sequence MSLSTTFASTVTTLSIARSEDQCLKQKKKVGFIPIGLKPLQLRFQPFQSRESAAHAFRVKHAAICAASLSATCAAEQTQTVTRQSSTITVAPIQGKEKSPELDDGGTGFPPRDDGGGGGGGGGGGGHWSGGFFFFGFLAFLGFLKDQESDGPYREERRRRGDY; translated from the exons ATGTCTTTAAGTACTACTTTCGCCAGCACTGTTACAACTCTATCCATTG CAAGATCAGAAGATCAATGTCTGAAGCAAAAGAAGAAGGTCGGTTTCATTCCAATTGGGCTTAAACCACTCCAATTGCGGTTTCAGCCCTTCCAAAGCAGAGAAAGTGCTGCACATGCTTTTCGAGTAAAACACGCTGCCATATGTGCTGCTTCCCTG AGTGCCACTTGTGCCGCAGAGCAGACTCAGACTGTTACCAGGCAATCGTCTACGATTACTGTTGCACCTATTCAAG GGAAAGAGAAATCTCCAGAACTTGATGATGGTGGAACAGGATTTCCACCGCGTGATgacggcggcggcggcggcggcggcggcggcggcggaggGCACTGGTCTGGGGGATTTTTCTTTTTCGGCTTCCTTGCTTTCTTGGGCTTCTTGAAGGACCAAGAAAGCGATGGACCTTATCGAGAAGAAAGGAGGAGACGAGgggattattga